Proteins encoded in a region of the Wenzhouxiangella sp. XN201 genome:
- the greA gene encoding transcription elongation factor GreA, protein MSQTPLTKAGAERLRAELDRLKKKDRPAVIEAIAEARAHGDLKENAEYHAAREQQGFIEARIRDLEATLGNSRIIDVASLNAGSKVVFGATVVLMEERDEAEEVTWQIVGDLEADSTQGRLAISAPLARALIGNEEGDVVEFRAPNGMRSYEIVEVRYDS, encoded by the coding sequence ATGAGCCAGACGCCATTGACAAAAGCAGGCGCGGAGCGCCTGCGTGCCGAGCTCGACCGCCTCAAGAAAAAGGACCGGCCAGCGGTGATCGAGGCGATTGCCGAGGCGCGCGCCCACGGCGATCTCAAGGAAAACGCCGAGTACCATGCCGCGCGTGAGCAACAGGGTTTCATCGAGGCTCGTATTCGCGACCTGGAAGCGACCCTGGGCAACTCGCGCATCATCGACGTGGCTTCGCTCAATGCCGGAAGCAAGGTGGTCTTCGGGGCGACCGTCGTGCTGATGGAAGAGCGAGACGAGGCCGAGGAAGTGACCTGGCAGATCGTCGGTGACCTGGAAGCCGATTCCACCCAGGGTCGGCTTGCCATTTCGGCGCCGCTGGCGCGTGCCCTGATCGGAAACGAGGAAGGGGATGTGGTTGAATTCCGGGCGCCCAACGGCATGCGAAGTTATGAAATCGTCGAGGTGCGCTACGACTCCTGA
- the carB gene encoding carbamoyl-phosphate synthase large subunit, which produces MPKRTDIKSILIIGAGPIVIGQACEFDYSGVQAVKALREEGYKVILVNSNPATIMTDPEIADVVYIEPIRWDVVRDIIEKERPDALLPTMGGQTALNCALDLDREGVLEEFGVEMIGASKKAIDMAEDREEFRDAMRDIGLESPEAEIARTLDQAIEIQKRLGFPIIVRPSFTMGGSGGGIAYNREEFVQIVEHGLDLSPTNEVLLDESLLGWKEFELEVVRDKADNCIIICSIENLDPMGVHTGDSITVAPALTLTDKEYQVLRNAAIAVLRKIGVDTGGSNVQFAVDPESGRVVVIEMNPRVSRSSALASKATGFPIAKVAAKLAVGYTLDELENEITGGATPASFEPTIDYVVTKIPRFAFEKFPAANDRLTTQMKSVGEAMAIGRTFQESLQKALRSLETGLSGLDPIEFEGEDIDEYTLIRRELREAGPQRLLYVAEAFRRGLEFDEIHRLTRIDPWFLDQIAELIEVEQVLLDEGVAALDAERLLEIKRYGFADARIADLAGMSERSVRGLRRKLGIAPAYHRVDTCAAEFATTTAYMYSTWGEQSEARPSDKRKIMVLGGGPNRIGQGIEFDYCCVHAALAMRDLGYETIMVNCNPETVSTDYDTSDRLYFEPLTLEDVLSIVDVEQPEGIIIQFGGQTPLKLARDLEAAGAPIIGTTPDCIDLAEDRQRFQDLLNRLGLMQPPNRTARDPEEALVLAREVGYPLVVRPSYVLGGRAMDIVHGEDELRRYMSEAVKVSNDSPVLLDHFLDHAIEVDVDAVCDGERVIIGGVMEHIEQAGVHSGDSSCSLPPFSLNERTVEAIREQTRQMALALKVVGLMNVQFAVRGEDIFVLEVNPRASRTVPFVSKATGVALAQVAARCMVGKTLLEQNITEDLSSPFYSIKEPVFPFIKFQGVDPILSPEMRSTGEAMGVGRSFGSAVARAQQGVGINVKFSGKVFLSVRDADKDGLLPVARELLERGFELVATQGTWKYLVENGIDCDYVNKVIQGRPHIVDLIKNDEIDYIVNTTEGRQAIADSFSIRREALQRKVNYSTTIAGARATLRAMDHWHERGVRSLSELHQTNS; this is translated from the coding sequence ATGCCCAAGAGAACCGACATCAAATCCATCCTCATCATCGGCGCCGGGCCGATCGTGATCGGGCAGGCTTGTGAGTTCGACTACTCGGGCGTGCAGGCGGTCAAGGCGTTGCGGGAAGAGGGCTATAAAGTCATCCTGGTCAATTCCAACCCGGCGACCATCATGACCGACCCCGAGATCGCCGATGTGGTCTACATCGAGCCGATCCGCTGGGACGTCGTGCGCGACATCATCGAGAAGGAGCGGCCCGACGCCCTGTTGCCGACCATGGGCGGGCAGACGGCGCTCAACTGCGCGCTCGATCTCGATCGCGAAGGCGTTCTCGAGGAGTTTGGCGTGGAGATGATCGGCGCCTCCAAGAAAGCCATCGACATGGCCGAGGACCGCGAGGAATTCCGCGATGCGATGCGTGATATCGGTCTGGAATCGCCCGAGGCCGAGATCGCGCGTACGCTGGATCAGGCGATCGAGATCCAGAAGCGGCTCGGTTTCCCCATCATCGTCCGGCCCTCGTTCACCATGGGTGGATCGGGTGGCGGCATTGCCTACAACCGCGAAGAGTTCGTACAGATCGTCGAGCACGGCCTGGACCTTTCGCCGACCAACGAAGTGTTGCTCGACGAGTCCCTGCTGGGTTGGAAGGAGTTCGAGCTCGAGGTGGTTCGTGACAAGGCCGACAACTGCATCATTATCTGTTCGATCGAGAACCTCGATCCGATGGGCGTGCATACCGGCGACTCGATAACGGTCGCACCGGCGCTGACCCTGACCGACAAGGAGTACCAGGTACTCAGGAACGCAGCCATCGCCGTGCTGAGAAAAATCGGTGTCGACACCGGTGGTTCGAACGTGCAGTTCGCGGTCGATCCCGAAAGTGGTCGAGTCGTGGTCATCGAGATGAATCCGCGCGTGTCGCGTTCATCGGCATTGGCCTCGAAGGCGACCGGCTTTCCGATTGCCAAGGTCGCGGCCAAGCTGGCAGTCGGCTACACCCTCGATGAACTGGAAAACGAGATTACCGGGGGTGCAACGCCGGCTTCCTTCGAGCCGACCATCGATTATGTGGTCACCAAGATACCGCGCTTCGCCTTCGAGAAATTCCCGGCGGCCAACGATCGTCTGACGACGCAGATGAAATCCGTCGGCGAGGCAATGGCCATCGGGCGGACGTTTCAGGAGTCCCTGCAGAAGGCATTGCGCAGCCTCGAAACCGGCCTGAGCGGGCTCGATCCGATCGAGTTCGAGGGTGAGGATATCGACGAATACACCCTGATTCGGCGCGAACTTCGTGAAGCCGGTCCGCAGCGTTTGTTGTACGTCGCCGAAGCCTTCCGTCGCGGCCTCGAGTTCGACGAAATTCATCGCCTGACCCGCATCGATCCCTGGTTTCTCGATCAGATCGCCGAATTGATAGAAGTCGAGCAAGTGCTGCTCGACGAGGGTGTGGCCGCGCTTGACGCTGAACGCTTGCTCGAGATCAAGCGCTACGGGTTTGCGGATGCCCGCATCGCCGACCTGGCCGGAATGAGCGAGCGCTCGGTGCGCGGGCTGCGCCGCAAGCTCGGGATCGCGCCGGCTTACCACCGTGTTGATACATGCGCGGCGGAGTTCGCCACGACCACCGCCTACATGTATTCCACCTGGGGCGAGCAGTCCGAAGCCCGACCTTCCGACAAGCGCAAGATCATGGTGCTCGGCGGCGGTCCCAATCGCATTGGTCAGGGGATCGAGTTCGATTACTGCTGCGTGCATGCAGCACTGGCCATGCGCGATCTCGGCTACGAGACGATCATGGTCAACTGCAACCCCGAAACGGTCTCGACCGACTACGACACGTCCGACCGACTCTACTTCGAGCCACTAACGCTCGAGGACGTGCTTTCGATCGTCGATGTCGAGCAGCCCGAGGGCATCATCATCCAGTTCGGAGGGCAGACGCCATTGAAGCTGGCGCGCGATCTGGAAGCTGCCGGCGCACCGATCATCGGCACCACGCCCGACTGCATCGACCTGGCCGAGGATCGGCAGCGCTTCCAGGACCTGCTCAATCGCCTCGGCCTGATGCAGCCGCCCAACCGGACTGCGCGCGATCCCGAAGAAGCGCTGGTGCTGGCGCGCGAAGTCGGTTACCCGCTGGTGGTCCGGCCGAGCTATGTGCTCGGCGGACGCGCCATGGATATCGTGCACGGCGAGGACGAACTTCGGCGCTACATGAGTGAAGCGGTCAAGGTTTCCAACGACTCTCCGGTTTTGCTCGATCATTTCCTCGATCACGCCATCGAGGTCGATGTCGACGCCGTCTGTGATGGCGAGCGGGTGATCATCGGCGGGGTGATGGAGCATATCGAGCAGGCCGGCGTGCATTCCGGCGATTCCTCGTGCAGCCTGCCACCGTTCTCGCTGAATGAACGGACGGTCGAGGCGATCCGCGAACAGACGCGGCAGATGGCCCTGGCGCTCAAGGTCGTAGGACTGATGAATGTGCAGTTTGCCGTGCGCGGCGAGGACATCTTCGTGCTCGAGGTCAATCCGCGCGCCTCGCGCACCGTGCCATTCGTTTCGAAGGCCACGGGCGTGGCTCTGGCCCAGGTGGCAGCCCGATGCATGGTCGGTAAAACACTTTTAGAACAAAACATTACGGAGGATCTTTCGAGTCCTTTCTACTCGATCAAGGAGCCGGTGTTTCCGTTCATCAAGTTCCAGGGCGTCGATCCGATTCTCAGCCCGGAGATGCGTTCGACCGGCGAGGCCATGGGCGTGGGCCGTTCCTTCGGATCGGCGGTGGCGCGGGCCCAGCAGGGCGTGGGTATCAACGTCAAGTTTTCAGGCAAGGTCTTCTTGAGCGTGCGTGATGCCGACAAGGACGGACTGTTGCCGGTGGCGCGCGAGTTACTCGAACGCGGATTCGAACTGGTGGCCACCCAGGGCACCTGGAAATACCTGGTTGAAAATGGCATCGACTGTGACTACGTCAACAAGGTGATACAGGGCCGACCGCATATCGTCGACCTGATCAAGAACGACGAGATCGATTACATCGTCAACACTACCGAGGGGCGCCAGGCCATTGCCGATTCGTTCTCGATCCGGCGCGAAGCCTTGCAGCGCAAGGTCAACTACTCGACTACGATTGCCGGTGCACGGGCCACGCTCAGGGCGATGGACCACTGGCACGAGCGTGGAGTCCGCAGCCTCTCGGAGCTGCATCAGACGAATTCCTGA
- a CDS encoding GxxExxY protein — MNADLNTISERIIGCVYTVSNALGSGFLESVYERALAIELGRQRLDYRRQASVSVHYDGHVVGSFVTDFIVEDCVIVELKAVSGILPEHQAQLLNYLRCGSFQLGLLVNFGRPKVQIKRMVHQL, encoded by the coding sequence ATGAACGCAGATCTGAACACAATTTCAGAGCGGATCATCGGGTGCGTTTATACGGTGAGCAATGCCTTGGGAAGCGGTTTCCTGGAATCGGTCTACGAGCGTGCTTTGGCGATCGAGCTGGGCCGGCAAAGACTGGATTATCGCCGTCAGGCGAGCGTTTCTGTCCATTACGACGGCCACGTGGTCGGTTCTTTCGTGACCGACTTCATCGTGGAAGATTGCGTAATCGTGGAGCTGAAAGCGGTCAGTGGCATCCTTCCAGAACATCAGGCGCAATTGCTCAACTATTTGCGTTGCGGGAGTTTTCAGTTGGGGTTGCTCGTGAACTTTGGGCGCCCCAAAGTGCAGATAAAGCGAATGGTTCATCAATTGTGA
- the carA gene encoding glutamine-hydrolyzing carbamoyl-phosphate synthase small subunit, which produces MKAILALEDGTTFSGRGIGAPGTRVGEVVFNTAMTGYQEILTDPSYAGQLVTLTASHVGNTGVNPQDLESSRIHAAGLIVRHYPRRHSNWRSSQALSDWMADQDSSGIAGIDTRSLTIRLRDVGALNGCLMVGDTVDADEAVARARDCEAMTGRDLASQVTVAQAYDWREGSWDLDAGVFRQGEGRFHVVCLDFGVKRNILRLMVDAGCRVTVVPARTGVDEVLALEPDGVMLSNGPGDPEPCGYAIETIRGLLEKNLPVFGICLGHQLLALAAGAKTTKMKFGHHGANHPVKDLASGQVMITSQNHGFAVDENSLPEHVVPTHRSLFDGSLQGIRIEGKPAMSFQGHPEASPGPHDLRLLFLSFVESMETADERR; this is translated from the coding sequence ATGAAGGCAATTCTGGCGCTGGAAGACGGTACGACGTTTTCCGGGCGGGGCATCGGCGCGCCGGGCACGCGCGTCGGTGAAGTCGTCTTCAACACGGCCATGACCGGATATCAGGAAATCCTGACCGACCCCAGCTATGCCGGTCAGCTGGTCACCCTGACGGCATCGCATGTCGGCAACACCGGCGTCAATCCCCAGGATCTGGAATCGTCGCGCATTCATGCCGCCGGCCTGATCGTTCGTCACTATCCCCGTCGCCACAGCAACTGGCGGTCGTCCCAGGCGCTGTCGGACTGGATGGCCGACCAGGACAGTTCCGGAATCGCCGGCATCGACACCCGCTCCCTGACCATTCGCCTGCGCGATGTCGGCGCCCTCAACGGCTGTTTGATGGTGGGCGATACCGTCGATGCCGACGAGGCCGTGGCGCGGGCACGCGACTGCGAAGCAATGACCGGCCGCGATCTGGCCTCGCAGGTGACCGTGGCGCAGGCCTACGACTGGCGCGAGGGCAGTTGGGATCTCGACGCGGGTGTTTTTCGGCAGGGCGAGGGTCGCTTCCACGTGGTGTGCCTGGACTTCGGCGTCAAGCGCAACATCCTGCGCCTGATGGTCGACGCCGGCTGTCGCGTCACCGTCGTGCCGGCCCGCACCGGCGTGGACGAAGTGCTGGCCCTCGAGCCGGACGGCGTCATGCTCTCCAACGGACCGGGCGATCCCGAGCCCTGCGGCTACGCCATCGAAACCATTCGCGGCCTGCTCGAGAAGAACCTGCCGGTCTTTGGCATCTGCCTGGGTCATCAGCTCCTGGCCCTGGCGGCCGGAGCGAAGACTACCAAGATGAAGTTCGGTCACCACGGCGCCAATCACCCGGTCAAGGATCTCGCCAGCGGCCAGGTAATGATCACCAGCCAGAATCACGGTTTTGCGGTCGACGAGAACAGCCTGCCCGAGCATGTCGTGCCCACGCACCGCTCCCTGTTCGACGGCAGCCTGCAGGGCATCCGCATCGAAGGCAAGCCGGCCATGAGCTTCCAGGGTCATCCGGAAGCCAGTCCGGGGCCGCACGATTTGCGGCTGCTTTTCCTCAGCTTTGTGGAATCAATGGAAACCGCAGATGAACGCAGATGA
- a CDS encoding DUF1249 domain-containing protein — MLTTTRQIQPSSRILARRLPELHSALYRALNVLLPDALAECDHLVSRVGDGPELYLEVIERHPYTTFARLSYIIGAERSHNPNAHVRIYHDAAMAEATAFSPQQGIQRFAGPELAINGLVARSWRLNRALLKWVDYLIAQGHGADTMRPSGDSTAPAAAVTPEA, encoded by the coding sequence ATGCTTACGACGACCCGTCAAATCCAGCCCTCGAGCCGAATTCTGGCACGGCGGCTGCCGGAGCTGCACAGCGCGCTTTATCGCGCGCTCAATGTGTTGCTGCCGGATGCCCTGGCCGAATGCGACCACCTGGTCTCGCGGGTGGGCGACGGCCCGGAGCTGTATCTCGAGGTCATCGAGCGTCACCCGTATACGACTTTCGCGCGCCTGTCCTACATCATCGGCGCGGAGCGTTCCCACAACCCCAATGCGCACGTGCGCATCTACCACGATGCTGCCATGGCCGAGGCGACGGCATTCAGCCCGCAGCAGGGTATACAGCGCTTCGCCGGGCCCGAGCTGGCGATCAACGGCCTGGTTGCGCGTAGCTGGCGGCTCAACCGGGCGTTGCTGAAGTGGGTCGACTACCTGATTGCCCAGGGCCACGGTGCCGATACCATGCGACCGAGCGGCGATTCCACGGCGCCCGCGGCGGCAGTCACTCCCGAGGCCTGA
- a CDS encoding pyruvate, water dikinase regulatory protein yields MGRTAFFVSDGTAITAETFGHTLMTQFSGVEFRQVRLPFVDTPSKARDAVSLIDRAAEADEGKQPVVFSTIVDPDVSEILVQANCHLFDLFGTFVPQLEDSLGVERSPRIGQAHGMGDTQGYEDRMEATNYALTHDDGISKRLDAAEVILVGVSRSGKTPTCLYMALHFGIKAANYPLTEEDLEQSRLPAFLREHKHKLFGLSIDPERLAQIRENRRPGSRYASLKQCRYEVEAAEAMLRVEGVPTLSSTASSIEELASRILLELGLQREMR; encoded by the coding sequence ATGGGAAGAACGGCATTTTTTGTTTCCGACGGCACCGCGATCACTGCCGAGACCTTCGGTCATACTCTGATGACGCAGTTCTCCGGCGTGGAGTTCCGGCAGGTTCGCCTGCCCTTTGTCGATACGCCGAGCAAGGCGCGTGACGCGGTTTCGCTGATCGATCGGGCGGCCGAGGCCGACGAGGGAAAGCAGCCGGTGGTGTTCAGCACCATCGTCGATCCGGACGTCAGTGAGATCCTGGTACAGGCGAACTGCCACCTTTTCGATCTGTTTGGCACCTTCGTGCCGCAACTCGAAGATTCCCTTGGAGTGGAACGCTCGCCGCGGATTGGCCAGGCTCATGGCATGGGCGACACGCAGGGTTACGAGGACCGCATGGAGGCGACCAATTACGCCCTGACCCATGACGACGGTATTTCGAAACGCCTCGACGCCGCCGAGGTCATCCTGGTTGGAGTGTCGCGTTCCGGCAAGACGCCGACCTGTCTCTACATGGCGCTGCATTTCGGCATCAAGGCGGCCAACTACCCGCTGACCGAGGAAGATCTCGAGCAGTCGCGCCTGCCGGCCTTCCTGCGCGAGCACAAGCACAAGCTGTTCGGCCTGAGCATCGACCCCGAGCGTTTGGCGCAGATCCGCGAAAACCGCCGGCCGGGCAGCCGCTATGCCTCGCTCAAGCAGTGCCGCTACGAGGTGGAGGCAGCCGAAGCCATGCTGCGCGTCGAAGGTGTGCCGACGCTCTCGTCCACCGCTTCCTCGATCGAGGAGCTTGCCAGCCGCATCCTGCTCGAGTTGGGCCTGCAGCGTGAAATGCGCTGA
- the ppsA gene encoding phosphoenolpyruvate synthase has protein sequence MSEYILWLDELGMGDLEKVGGKNASLGEMIAHLKDLGVNVPGGFATTADAFREFLEQSGLAGRIDKALEALDADDTRALAKTGSEIRQWIMDTPLPDKLEQAIREAYARMQEHYGADLAVAVRSSATAEDLPDASFAGQQETFLNVCGIDTVLEKIRAVFASLYNDRAIAYRVHQGFAHADVALSAGIQLMVRAGAGAAGVLFTLDTESGYRNVVFITSSYGLGESVVQGAVNPDEFYLFKPNLRDGKPAVLRRTLGTKASRMVYGSGDGGGVHTEDTPEAERQKFSISDAEATDLANMALTIEDHYGRPMDIEWGKDGETGELFILQARPETVKSRSGQSMERFRLESTGSVLAEGRAIGQRIGQGKARVIESLDEIHEVEEGDVLITDMTDPDWEPVMKRAAAIVTNRGGRTCHAAIIARELGIPAVVGCGDATDRVPHAAEVTVACSEGDTGRIYDGLLEFSVSEDSLDDMPEAPLKIMMNVANPDRAFDFALIPNHGIGLARLEFIINRMIGIHPLALLDYAGQSDEVKAEIDRRTAGYDDPVSFYIDKLAEGIATIAAPFGPHPVIVRLSDFKSNEYANLIGGERYEPDEENPMIGWRGASRYVDETFQPAFELECRAMKKVREEMGLDHVWAMVPFVRTVGEARDVVAVMDKFGLKRGENGLKIIMMCELPSNALSAEAFLEHFDGFSIGSNDMTQLTLGLDRDSGLVAHRFDERDPAVKAMLAMAIEACRKQGKYIGICGQGPSDYPDLAEWLMDQGIESMSLNPDTVVDTWRKLANHQG, from the coding sequence GTGTCCGAGTATATCCTTTGGCTCGACGAACTTGGTATGGGCGACCTGGAAAAGGTCGGTGGCAAGAACGCCTCGCTGGGGGAAATGATCGCCCATCTGAAGGATCTCGGGGTCAACGTACCCGGCGGGTTCGCGACCACGGCTGATGCATTTCGCGAGTTTCTCGAGCAGTCGGGGCTGGCCGGACGAATCGACAAGGCGCTGGAAGCACTCGACGCCGACGACACCCGGGCCCTGGCGAAAACCGGCAGTGAGATCCGGCAGTGGATCATGGACACACCCCTGCCGGACAAGCTCGAGCAGGCTATCCGCGAAGCCTATGCCAGGATGCAGGAACATTACGGAGCCGACCTGGCCGTAGCGGTACGTTCATCGGCCACCGCCGAAGACCTGCCCGACGCCTCCTTTGCCGGCCAGCAGGAAACCTTTCTCAATGTCTGCGGCATCGACACGGTGCTGGAAAAGATCCGTGCCGTTTTCGCCAGTCTCTACAACGACCGGGCCATTGCCTACCGCGTCCACCAGGGCTTTGCTCATGCCGATGTGGCGCTGTCGGCCGGCATCCAGCTGATGGTGCGGGCCGGCGCCGGAGCAGCCGGCGTGCTGTTCACCCTCGATACGGAGTCCGGCTACCGCAACGTGGTGTTCATCACCTCCAGCTACGGCCTGGGCGAATCGGTCGTCCAGGGCGCGGTCAACCCGGACGAGTTCTACCTGTTCAAACCCAACCTGCGAGATGGCAAACCAGCCGTGCTCCGCCGCACGCTTGGCACCAAGGCGTCGCGCATGGTTTACGGCAGCGGCGATGGCGGCGGTGTTCATACCGAGGACACGCCCGAGGCCGAACGTCAGAAATTCTCGATTTCCGATGCCGAGGCCACCGACCTGGCGAACATGGCGCTGACCATCGAGGACCACTACGGCCGGCCGATGGACATCGAATGGGGCAAGGACGGCGAAACCGGTGAACTCTTCATCCTCCAGGCGCGTCCGGAAACGGTCAAGAGTCGATCCGGCCAGTCGATGGAACGCTTCCGCCTCGAATCCACCGGCTCGGTGCTCGCCGAGGGACGCGCCATCGGTCAGCGCATCGGCCAGGGCAAGGCACGCGTGATCGAGTCGCTCGATGAAATCCACGAGGTCGAAGAAGGTGATGTGCTGATCACCGACATGACCGATCCCGACTGGGAGCCGGTAATGAAGCGCGCAGCGGCCATTGTCACCAACCGTGGCGGGCGGACCTGCCACGCCGCCATCATCGCGCGCGAGCTCGGCATTCCGGCCGTGGTCGGCTGCGGTGATGCCACTGATCGCGTTCCGCACGCGGCGGAAGTTACCGTTGCCTGCAGTGAGGGCGATACCGGCCGCATTTATGACGGCCTGCTCGAGTTCAGCGTCAGCGAGGATTCGCTCGACGACATGCCCGAAGCCCCCTTGAAGATCATGATGAACGTCGCCAACCCGGACCGGGCCTTCGACTTCGCCCTGATCCCGAATCACGGCATCGGCCTGGCGCGCCTGGAGTTCATCATCAACCGCATGATCGGCATCCACCCGCTCGCCCTGCTCGACTACGCGGGCCAGAGCGACGAGGTCAAGGCCGAGATCGATCGGCGCACCGCCGGCTACGACGACCCGGTGAGCTTCTACATCGACAAACTGGCCGAGGGCATCGCCACCATCGCCGCACCTTTCGGCCCCCACCCGGTGATCGTGCGCCTGTCGGATTTCAAGAGCAATGAATACGCCAACCTGATCGGCGGCGAGCGCTACGAACCGGACGAAGAAAATCCGATGATCGGCTGGCGCGGCGCCTCACGCTACGTCGACGAGACCTTCCAGCCGGCGTTCGAGCTCGAGTGCCGGGCGATGAAGAAAGTGCGCGAGGAAATGGGTCTGGATCATGTCTGGGCCATGGTGCCGTTCGTGCGCACGGTCGGCGAAGCCCGCGACGTCGTTGCCGTCATGGACAAGTTCGGGCTCAAGCGCGGCGAGAACGGCTTGAAGATCATCATGATGTGCGAGCTGCCGTCCAATGCGCTCAGCGCCGAGGCCTTCCTGGAACACTTCGACGGCTTCTCGATCGGCTCCAACGACATGACCCAGCTGACCCTGGGCCTGGACCGCGACTCCGGCCTGGTCGCCCACCGTTTCGACGAACGCGACCCGGCGGTCAAGGCGATGCTCGCCATGGCCATCGAGGCCTGTCGCAAGCAGGGCAAGTACATCGGCATCTGCGGACAGGGCCCGTCCGACTATCCCGACCTGGCCGAATGGCTGATGGACCAGGGGATCGAGAGCATGTCACTCAATCCGGATACGGTCGTGGATACCTGGCGCAAGTTGGCTAATCACCAAGGTTAA
- the orn gene encoding oligoribonuclease, whose protein sequence is MNESNLIWIDLEMTGLDPASDTIIEIATLVTDAQLIEVAVGPELAIATPREVLEGMDEWNTRTHTESGLVRRCLESGIDLAEAERRTIAFLEQYVPAGKSPMCGNSICQDRRFMARLMPTLEAYFHYRNLDVSTVKELARRWAPKVAEGHSKDSSHQALEDIRDSIEELRYYRRFMGELAGH, encoded by the coding sequence ATGAACGAGAGCAACCTGATCTGGATCGATCTTGAAATGACCGGGCTGGATCCGGCCAGCGACACCATTATCGAAATCGCCACGCTCGTGACCGACGCTCAGCTCATTGAGGTCGCGGTCGGACCGGAACTGGCGATCGCCACGCCGCGCGAAGTGCTCGAGGGCATGGACGAGTGGAACACTCGGACCCACACCGAATCGGGCCTGGTCCGTCGTTGCCTCGAATCGGGTATCGACCTGGCCGAGGCCGAGCGCCGAACGATCGCCTTTCTCGAGCAATACGTACCGGCCGGCAAATCCCCCATGTGCGGCAATTCCATCTGCCAGGATCGGCGTTTCATGGCTCGCCTGATGCCCACTCTCGAAGCCTACTTTCACTACCGCAATCTCGATGTCAGCACAGTCAAGGAACTGGCCCGCCGCTGGGCCCCGAAGGTGGCCGAGGGCCATTCCAAGGATTCCAGCCACCAGGCGTTGGAGGATATCAGGGATTCGATCGAGGAGCTTCGCTACTACCGGCGGTTCATGGGGGAGTTGGCAGGTCACTAA
- the rsgA gene encoding ribosome small subunit-dependent GTPase A, whose translation MSSRLIQAHANHGVAMNAAGELQPVHFPRRFERPLPGDWVELDAHGTLTAVHDRQNRFGRGDGRGRFRPIAANLDRAIIVIAPEPAPSRDLLHRYLAACAIHAIEPLIVVNKADLPLPQQAPFTELEGFKALGYPLTLTRCLPTPDVDALAERIKSGTSLLAGQSGVGKSSLLNALVPDLDAQTGALSRVTGKGTHTTTTATVHRRGENAWLIDTPGVWEFGLWQMDAETLQRGFPELAEHANRCKFRDCRHRSEPGCAVRKAVESGTLPAFRHEAWLRLLAEQERFR comes from the coding sequence GTGAGCAGCCGCCTGATCCAGGCCCATGCCAATCACGGTGTCGCCATGAACGCCGCCGGCGAACTGCAACCCGTTCACTTTCCCCGGCGCTTCGAACGCCCCCTGCCCGGTGACTGGGTCGAGCTCGACGCCCACGGCACCCTGACGGCAGTGCATGATCGCCAAAACCGTTTCGGACGCGGCGATGGACGGGGCCGTTTCCGCCCGATCGCGGCCAATCTCGACCGCGCGATCATCGTCATCGCACCCGAGCCGGCGCCCAGCCGCGACCTGCTGCACCGCTACCTGGCCGCCTGTGCCATTCATGCCATCGAGCCGCTGATCGTGGTCAACAAGGCCGACCTGCCGCTGCCGCAACAGGCGCCGTTTACCGAACTCGAGGGGTTCAAGGCTCTCGGCTATCCGCTCACCCTGACCCGCTGCCTGCCGACCCCGGATGTCGATGCCCTCGCCGAACGGATCAAGTCCGGAACGAGCCTGCTGGCCGGACAGTCTGGCGTGGGCAAGTCCTCGCTGCTCAACGCACTCGTCCCCGACCTCGACGCGCAGACCGGCGCCCTGTCGCGGGTCACGGGCAAGGGTACGCACACGACGACCACGGCCACCGTTCACCGCCGGGGCGAAAACGCATGGCTGATCGATACACCCGGGGTCTGGGAGTTCGGGCTGTGGCAGATGGATGCCGAAACGCTGCAGCGGGGATTTCCCGAATTGGCCGAACACGCGAACCGCTGCAAGTTTCGCGACTGCCGCCACCGCTCCGAACCCGGCTGCGCCGTCCGCAAAGCGGTCGAGTCCGGCACCCTGCCCGCCTTCCGCCACGAAGCCTGGCTGCGCCTGCTGGCCGAGCAGGAGCGCTTTCGCTAG